AGTTCGGCCAGCTTGCCGGCGAACGGAGCGAATTCGCCGAGTTCGGACCAATGCTGTTCGGGCGTCCGTGAAAACCACGTCCCGCGCAATTCCTCGAGCCGCTTTTTCGCGTCGTCGCGCAGTTTCTTTACGCGTTCCTGAAGCGATCGGTCGACGCCGTCGCTCCGACTCGCCTTGAGTCTGCCGAACGACGCGTCCGCGAACGCCGCGTGAACCCGCCGCCAGCCCTCTTGGGCGGCCTCGGCGAGCCTGCGCACCGTTTCCAGATCCTCGCGCAGCGTCGATGCGTACGACTCCGGTCCGCCGGGAGTAAGAGCAAGCCGCAGCGCGCAATCCAGTCGGCCGGCCACTCCTTCCAGTTCCAAACGCACCGCCTCAAGCGCCGCGCGGAACCAAACGCCCGCGCCCGGCGCCTCCTCGAGGCGTTCCGGGGCTTCGCGCGTGCCTGCTTCCGCAAACCGGGCGACCGCTTCCTCCAGCCAATGGTCCGGCCACGGATGCGACCGCGAAAACAGATAGACCCCTTCGATCAGCTCGGCCAATCGACCGTCGCCGCCGTGCTCGTCGGCCAGCCAGTCGGCCAGCCTCAAAAAAAGCCCGTCGCCTTCACCATATTCTTCCTCGAGCAGGTCGTCCAACACTTCCCGGCGGATGAGCTGCGCCTCGACCTCGTCGGCCACGCGGAAACGCGGATCGAGCGACAGCCGGTGGCCGTGCTCCGCCAAAACGTCCCGGCAGAACGCATGAATCGTCGTGATCGGCGCCCGTCCGAGCAAGGCGAGTTGCCGGCGCAAGCGGGCGGACTCCGGCCGTTCAGCGATCCTGGCCTCGAGCGCCGCCCGGATGCGCTCCCGCATTTCCGCCGCCGCGGCGTTCGTAAACGTGACGACGAGCAGCCGGTCGACGTCCGTCGGGTTCCGGTCGTCGGCGATTTTCCGGATCATCCTCTCGACGAGCACGGCCGTCTTTCCCGAACCGGCGGCGGCGGACACGAGCAGGTCGCAGCCCGACGCGCCGATCGCCTCCAGCTGTTCCGCCGTCCACGAACGCTGTCCGCTATCCGACGCCGTCATGTCTTATCCTCCCCGTCTTCCGCCAGTTTCGCCCATAGCTCGTGCGCCTTCAGGCCTTGCCAGTCGCGATAACGGTTGCCCGGAATTTCCGGATCGAACTGGCAGACCGCGCGATACGGACAGACGTCGCACGCCGTCTCGCGTCCGAACCGGTACGGCGCGACGTCGAAACGCCCGCGCGCCAATCGCGAACCGAGTTCGGCGAGCAAACCGCGCACATGGCGAAACAGCCGGTTCCAGCCGTCCTCGTCGGCGACGGACGAACCCGCATACCAACGGCCGTCGGCTTTCAGACCGACCGGCACGATGTCGGACCGGCCCGGACGTACCGACAGCGCGGCGTCCATCATCCGGACGACGTCCGGATCCGCCAGCACGAGCCCTTTCATGCGGAACCGCTTCAGCCGCTCCCGTTCGAGCTGTTCGGCCGTCATTTCGTTTTTGACGCGGACAAGCGGATCATAGACGCGGAAATAAAACGCCCCGGCCGGCCGCGCGGGCATACCTAGCCAGCGATCGGCGTAGGCGACGAGCACGTCGAGATAGGCGGCCAGCTGCATCGCCGTGCCGTAATACACTTCGGACCAGTTCCAGTCGATCAGGCCGGATTTATAATCCATGACGCGCAGCCAGCAAAAGCCGTCGCCCCAGGCGACGTCGACGCGGTCGATGCGCCCCGTCAGCTCCAGAACGCGGCCGTCGCCGATCGGCACGACGAGCGGCGGAACCGGACCGTCGCGCCCGAAAACAAATTCCGCCGCCAGCGGCACGAACGCACCGCGCTTGCCGTGTTCGGCCAAAATGCCGGCGACCCGCCGGATCGTCCGCCGCAGCCGTTCGGCCAAGTAGCGGTAGCGCGGCGACCGCGCGACCAGGTCGTAACGAATGCCGGGCATCCGCCGCCGGATCGCCTCATCGGCGGCCAGCGCCATCTCCTCGCCGGCGACGGCCGCCCAATCGCCGCCGTCGCGGCCGACACGACCGATCGCCTCCTGCAGGGCCGCATGAAAAATTTTTCCCACGTCCGGCGCCTCCAGCCGGAACAATCGGCGCGGCCGAAGCCGGAGCACGTATTCGGCGAAATAGGCGAACGGACAGGCCGCGTACCGCTCCAGCCTCGACACGCCGAGCGTCAGGCGGTTTCCGAACAGTTCCCGGCACAGCTCGCCGTCGAGCGGCTCTTCGCGGTTGTCGTACGTCAGAGCCCGCACCAGTCTTTCGAGCGGCAGCCGCCATGCCGGATGCGCGCAAAACCAGTTGTAGGCGTTCCAGCAGACGGCGGCGACGTCCGCGCCTTCCGTCCACCGCCGAAGCGCAGCGACCGTCATCGCCAACGCCTGGGAAGGATGCGCGATGCGCCGCACCCAGTCGTCTTCCGGAATCCCTGCGTCCGCCCCGCCGCCGTCGGCGTCCGTCCCGGCCGCCTTCATCTCGCGCAACCCGGGAAACAAATTGCGCAAATGCCGCACGAAATCCGCCGGCGCCGTCGCCCGGCCCTCCGCGTCCGCTCGCGGCCAGGACACGACCAGCCGCTCCGACGGTAACGCGAGCGCCGCATACAAGCGAAACGGCTCGTCCAGCAGCCATTGCCGGTCGTCGTCGGCGAGTTCAAGGCCGGACGCCGCCAGCCGGTTTCGTTCCCCTTCCGACAAAAGCCCCGGGCCACCGCGCCGTTTCCCCGGCCAGACGCCGTCGACGGCGCCGACGATGAAACAGACGCGCACGCCCTCCGGCCGGCCGCGGTCCGGATCGACGACGAGCACCTGGTCGACCGACGGCGGCACAAGCGCGAATTTCTGCTGGGCAAGACCGGCTTCGACGAGCCGTGTGAACCGTTCTGCCGACATCGGCCGATCGCCGAATATCTCGACGAGCTGGTCGAGCAGGCCGATCAGACGGTCCCACACCTGCTCGTGCCTGCGCGCCGCCTCGGGTCGCCCGTCGCGGATGTCCCGTGCGGCCCACCGCTCCAGTCGGTCGACCGCCCGGACGTCTTCCAGCAGGCTGAACAGCGCCTCGGCCATCTGCCGCGCGGTCGAACCGCGGCGCAAACGGTTTGCGAACGTCGCCAACGGGGTCGCGACCCATTGCCGGCATTCGTTCAGCACCGCCTCTTCTTCACGGCGTCTTTCGTCGTCCGCGCCGTCCGCAAGATCGAGCCGCCACGGCTCGCCGTCGGTCCAGCGGCTGCCGCGCATGCCGCTTTCCAGCACGTAGTTCTCGAGGCGGTCGAATGCGTTCTGTACGCGCCACCGGCGATCCGCGCCGGCTTCGGTGTCGCTGGCCGCGACGCCGGCTTCGTCCGCCGCTTCCGCGTCCGGCGGCGTCAGAAACCCGGTCTTGACGCACCGAAACACCGCCTCGTACGGCCAGTTCCGCAACACGACGTCGAGCGCCGAGCGGACGAATTCCGCCAGCGGATGAGAAGCGACCGAGGGCTTGTCGTCGAGGAAAAACGGAATGTCCCACGCTTCGAACTGCCGGCGCAACCAGTCGGCATAATCGTCGATGCGGCGCACCAGCACCGCCATGTCGCGGTATCGGTACCCCTCGTCGCGCGCGAGGCGGACGATTTCCCGCGCAACTGCTTCCGCTTCTTCGCGCGGATCGGACGCCTCGATCAGCAAAACGCCGTCCCCGGCCGGCCTGCCGTTTCCACCGGCCTGCACTGCGGAACCGTGCCCGTCCCTGCTCGACGCGCGCCGCGCCGCCGTATGCCGATATTCAAAAAGCCGCTCCAGCTCAGCCAACATCGGGCTGTTCCGGAACCGACGTTCGGCAGGATCGCCCAGCACGACCGGCGGCTCAAGCGCGACACCTGCTTCCGCGATCAACCGCTTCAGCCGGACGAGCGTCCGTAACGGCGGCGCAAACAATTCCAGCGCGTCCGGCTCGGCGTCCGCCGGGCGATCCTCCGGCGCGCACAGCGTGACGGTCACCCGGCGGCAACGGCGCATCAATTCGACGAGCAGCGCCGTCTCCGGCGGCGTAAAACGCGTAAAACCGTCCACCCACACCTCAGCCTCGCGGGCCCAGGCCGTCTCTTGCAACCCGGCGGCCGCCAGCCGCAAATCGTCTTCGACGTCGGCATATCCGCCCTCTGCCAGATGGCGCTCATACGCTTCATATACGCGGAGCGTCTCCAGCAGCCGCCCGTCCGCCAAACCGCACCGCTCCAGGTGGAAGGCAAGCCTGTCCGCCGTTGCGCCGTACCGCCGGAACTCGGAAAACAACTCCGCCAGCTCGGCCAAATACCCCGGCTGTTCGGCGCAGGCGCGCAGAGCGTACAGGGTATCGCCCATCTCCTGGATGAAATGGTCGATCAACATGACTTTCCCCGTCTCATCGATGCGGACGCGCGCGACGCCGCCCGTCTCCTGAAGAATCCGCCAGGCGAGCCGGCGAAAACCGAGCACCTGCGCGCGGATTGAGCCGCCGAGTCCGGGCGTCGATACGATCGCCCGCTCCGCCTCGAAGCTCGCCTGCTCGGGCACGACCAGAAACAGCGGCGGGCCGTCGGGCTGCTTCAGCAACCGCCCGCGGATTTCGTCGAGACAGAACGCCGTTTTGCCGCTTCCCGCTCTTCCCAGCACAAACCGCACGCCCATCGGCCGTTTCCCCTCGTTTCACGACGTCGAATCCGCCATTATCGCCCGCGCACTTCAAAAATCGCGAACTTCAGGTAATCGCCTTCCTCCACACCCAAAATGCGCGGATGATCCTTGCCCGCCCCGCGGAATTCGACGGTGCGCAACAACTTACGCGCGTCGACGGCCGCCGACAGCGCCATGTCGAGAAACATGTCCGGCCGCACGTGAAACGAACAGCTCGACGTCACGAGATAACCGCCGTCGCGGACAAGCTTCAGTGCGTTCAAGTGAATGTCCTTGTACCCGCGAAGCGCGCTATCTACCGATTCGCGCGACTTGGCGAACGCCGGAGGGTCAAGTACGACAACATCCCATTGCAGCTCCTGCGGCCTACGGCCTCCCGACGACGGGACGCCCGCCTGAGCCGCACGAAATTCGCGAACGCGCGCCCGCAGAAAATCGAACGCGTTAGCGACGACGAATTCGACGCGGTCGGTAAAACCGTTCAGTCGGACGTTTTCGCGCGCCAGCTCGATCGCCTGTTCGGAAACGTCGAGACAGACGACTCGCCGCGCGCCGTACTTGCAGGCGCTCAGCGTAAATGCCCCCGTGTAGGCGAAACAGTCGAGCACATCCGCGCCGGCGACGATCGGCCGAAGCAGCGTTCGGTTTTCCCTCTGGTCGAAAAAGTAGCCGGTTTTTTGTCCCTCCGCAATGTCGACGAGGAGGCGAAGCCCGTTTTCCTCAATTTCAACGAAACGCGGACAGTCGCCCCACAGGGGACCTTTCCGCAGCGGCAACCCTTCAAGCTCCCGAACTGGCGCGTCGCTGCGCTCGTAAATGCCGCGCGGGCAGAATACATCGACGAGCGCCGCGACGATCTCATCCCTGCGAACGTCCATGCCGAGCGAAAGCAGCTGTACAACCAGGACATCGCCAAACCGGTCGACGATCAGGCCGGGCAAAAAATCCGCCTCGCCGTAAACGAGCCGACACGACCGGACTTCCGGCAAAAACCGCCGGCGATAATCCAGACACCTGCGGAAACGTTCCGCGAAAAACGCCGCATCCGCCCGTTCGAGCTCTCCGTACGACAACACGCGCACCGTAATCTGCGAACGCGGGTTGTAGTAACCGACGCCGAGCACGTGCCCCGTATGCGACCGAATGCGCACGAGCGCTCCCGGCGCCGGATCGCCTTCAATGCGGTCGATTTCCGTCCGGAACACCCAAGGATGACCCTGTTCGAGCCGTTTTTTCCGATCGCGGCGCAATACGACGTCCGCCGTTATGTCCGTCAAAAAAGTCGCCCTCCGTCGCCGCATGTACGTCGGCCTTGTCTTCATATACATGTACGGAACGATGAAAAACTCGCGTGCAACCGGGGAATCGTGCAATGGGTGCCGCCGTGTTCGTGCCGCTGGCGGCGGGAATGACGCTGTTTCTGGCCGGCCTGAGGGTCATGGAGTTCGCCCTGCACCGTTGGGCGGGAGGATGGCTGTCCCGCGCGCTCGAAACGTTTACGAAAACGCCGCTACGCGGGCTTGTCAGCGGGACGGTCCTCACCGCCGCCGTTCAGTCGTCGACGGCGGTCACCGTCATGACCGTCGGGCTCGTCAATGCGGGCGTCCTGCGTTTTCCGCAAACGCTCGGCGTCATTCTCGGCGCCAATGTCGGCACATGTCTGACCACCGAACTGATCGGCATAAGCCCCGACCGCTTCGCCGCACCGCTGTTGGTTGCCGGCGCCGCACTCTGGGCGGCGTCGATAGCGGCGGCGCAGACGCGCCTCGGCCGCGCGGCGTACCGGCGCGTGCGGTCGGCCGGATTCGCTGCGTTGGCTCTCGTCGGGTTCGCGGCGATTTTGTACGGCATGAACCTGATGACGTCGATCGTGCCGGCGCTCGAATCCGGCGCGCTGTTTCAATCGTTCGTCGAGCTGGCCTCGCAAAGTGCGCTGCTCGGCGTCGTCGCCGGAGCGGCGCTCACCGCCGTCGTGCAATCCAGCGCGGCCGTCATCGGGCTGGCGATGGGGCTGGCCGAAGGCGGCGCGATTGATGTGCCGCTCGGCATCGCCGTGACGCTCGGCGCCAACATCGGCACGTGTTCGACCGCGCTGCTCGCCGCGTTCGGCGGATCGCGCGCCAGCCGGTTCGTCGCCTGGACGCACGTCTGGTTGAACGTCGCGGGCACTATATTGTTTTATCCGTTCATCGGACAGCTGGCGCAATGGACCGCGCTGCTGGCCGACGACCCCGCCGTGCGGATCGCCCACGCCCAGACGATTTTCAACGTCGTCTGCTCGCTCGTCGCGCTGCCCGTCTGCTATTTGCCCGCCGTACGCAAGATGCGGCCGGACGATCGGCCGTAAATGCCGAAATCCGGCGGTCGCGGCGCATGCCGATCCCCTTGGCGTCAGCCGGATCGTTCGAGCAACTGTCGGACGATCGCGACGCCGGAACTCGTGCCGATGCGCGTCGCTCCCGCCTCAATCATGGCCAGCGCCGCTTCCGCCGTCCGGATGCCGCCCGACGCCTTGACGCCGACATGCGGCGATACGCTGGCGCGCAGCAACCGCACGTCGCGCGCCGTCGCGCCGCCGGGGCCGAAGCCGGTCGACGTTTTGACGAATGCCGCCCCCGCCTGTTCCGCCGCCCGACAGGCGCGGCGCTTTTCTTCGTCGGTCAAAAGCGCTGTTTCCAGAATCGCCTTGACGATCGCGCGTCCGGCCGTCGCCTCGACGACGCGGCGGATGTCCGCCTCGACCTCGTCGTCGCGCCCCTGGCGGAGCGAACCGAGGCTGATGACCATGTCGATTTCGTCCGCGCCGTCGTCGGCCGCGCACGAAGCCTCGAACACTTTGACCTCGCTCAGCGAGGCGCCGTGCGGAAAACCGCACACTGTCGCCACCTTCACGCCGGAGCCTTCCAGCAGTTCGCGGCAGAGCGCCACCCACCGCGGCTGCACACACACCGCGCAGAAACCGTACTCCTTCGCCTCGTCGCACAGCCGGCGGATGTCGTCGGCCGTCGCCTCGGGCCGAAGCAGCGTATGGTCGATCATGCTTGCCAAACGGCGGGCGTCGGGCGCGCAGTCGCCGGCCGCGGAATCCGCTCCGAGCACCTCCAGCGCCTTGCGCAGAACCGCGTCGTTGTTCGGATACCCCTGTTCCCGCTGCAGGCGCCACGCCTCATCGGGCGGATGCCACGCCGCGCCTGCGATTTCCCCCTCCCGGGCGCGAAGCGAACCCGCGACCGCCTCGACGAGAAAATAATGCGCCTCCTTGTCGACCGGCATCCCGTCCGCCCGCACATACCCGTAGCGGACCGTCTCCAGAAATCCGGCGATACGGCCTGAAATGCCCGTCTCTTCCTCGATCTCCCGCAGCGCCGTTTGCTCCAGCGTCTCTCCCGGTTCCTGCCGGCCCTTCGGCAGCGTCATCCGCCCGAACCGGTCGCGAATCAGAAGCAGGCGCATCAGGCCGTTTTCCCGGCGGAACACGACGCCGCCGGCCGCCACTTCACGTTCCAAGCCCGGCCATCCCCTTTCCCCGCGTCCGACTCATGCACCGGCCATAGCGGCCGACACCGGAGCGAACGGCTCGCCCGAACCGGCCGTCGCCTTCGCCGAAGACTCGTCCTCGACGCCGACGCATTCGCCCCGGCATTCGTCCGCACCGACCGCCGTCACCCGAACGCGGCAAACCCGGCCGATCCACTCGTCCGGCCCTTCGAACGCCACCGGTAAATAATTGTCCGAATACCCGGACAACACGCCGGGTTTTCCTGCATCCGCCGAACCGCGCTCGGCGATGACGTCCAA
The window above is part of the Candidatus Reconcilbacillus cellulovorans genome. Proteins encoded here:
- a CDS encoding helicase-exonuclease AddAB subunit AddB, producing MGVRFVLGRAGSGKTAFCLDEIRGRLLKQPDGPPLFLVVPEQASFEAERAIVSTPGLGGSIRAQVLGFRRLAWRILQETGGVARVRIDETGKVMLIDHFIQEMGDTLYALRACAEQPGYLAELAELFSEFRRYGATADRLAFHLERCGLADGRLLETLRVYEAYERHLAEGGYADVEDDLRLAAAGLQETAWAREAEVWVDGFTRFTPPETALLVELMRRCRRVTVTLCAPEDRPADAEPDALELFAPPLRTLVRLKRLIAEAGVALEPPVVLGDPAERRFRNSPMLAELERLFEYRHTAARRASSRDGHGSAVQAGGNGRPAGDGVLLIEASDPREEAEAVAREIVRLARDEGYRYRDMAVLVRRIDDYADWLRRQFEAWDIPFFLDDKPSVASHPLAEFVRSALDVVLRNWPYEAVFRCVKTGFLTPPDAEAADEAGVAASDTEAGADRRWRVQNAFDRLENYVLESGMRGSRWTDGEPWRLDLADGADDERRREEEAVLNECRQWVATPLATFANRLRRGSTARQMAEALFSLLEDVRAVDRLERWAARDIRDGRPEAARRHEQVWDRLIGLLDQLVEIFGDRPMSAERFTRLVEAGLAQQKFALVPPSVDQVLVVDPDRGRPEGVRVCFIVGAVDGVWPGKRRGGPGLLSEGERNRLAASGLELADDDRQWLLDEPFRLYAALALPSERLVVSWPRADAEGRATAPADFVRHLRNLFPGLREMKAAGTDADGGGADAGIPEDDWVRRIAHPSQALAMTVAALRRWTEGADVAAVCWNAYNWFCAHPAWRLPLERLVRALTYDNREEPLDGELCRELFGNRLTLGVSRLERYAACPFAYFAEYVLRLRPRRLFRLEAPDVGKIFHAALQEAIGRVGRDGGDWAAVAGEEMALAADEAIRRRMPGIRYDLVARSPRYRYLAERLRRTIRRVAGILAEHGKRGAFVPLAAEFVFGRDGPVPPLVVPIGDGRVLELTGRIDRVDVAWGDGFCWLRVMDYKSGLIDWNWSEVYYGTAMQLAAYLDVLVAYADRWLGMPARPAGAFYFRVYDPLVRVKNEMTAEQLERERLKRFRMKGLVLADPDVVRMMDAALSVRPGRSDIVPVGLKADGRWYAGSSVADEDGWNRLFRHVRGLLAELGSRLARGRFDVAPYRFGRETACDVCPYRAVCQFDPEIPGNRYRDWQGLKAHELWAKLAEDGEDKT
- a CDS encoding rRNA large subunit methyltransferase I, encoding MRRRRATFLTDITADVVLRRDRKKRLEQGHPWVFRTEIDRIEGDPAPGALVRIRSHTGHVLGVGYYNPRSQITVRVLSYGELERADAAFFAERFRRCLDYRRRFLPEVRSCRLVYGEADFLPGLIVDRFGDVLVVQLLSLGMDVRRDEIVAALVDVFCPRGIYERSDAPVRELEGLPLRKGPLWGDCPRFVEIEENGLRLLVDIAEGQKTGYFFDQRENRTLLRPIVAGADVLDCFAYTGAFTLSACKYGARRVVCLDVSEQAIELARENVRLNGFTDRVEFVVANAFDFLRARVREFRAAQAGVPSSGGRRPQELQWDVVVLDPPAFAKSRESVDSALRGYKDIHLNALKLVRDGGYLVTSSCSFHVRPDMFLDMALSAAVDARKLLRTVEFRGAGKDHPRILGVEEGDYLKFAIFEVRGR
- a CDS encoding sodium:phosphate symporter, coding for MGAAVFVPLAAGMTLFLAGLRVMEFALHRWAGGWLSRALETFTKTPLRGLVSGTVLTAAVQSSTAVTVMTVGLVNAGVLRFPQTLGVILGANVGTCLTTELIGISPDRFAAPLLVAGAALWAASIAAAQTRLGRAAYRRVRSAGFAALALVGFAAILYGMNLMTSIVPALESGALFQSFVELASQSALLGVVAGAALTAVVQSSAAVIGLAMGLAEGGAIDVPLGIAVTLGANIGTCSTALLAAFGGSRASRFVAWTHVWLNVAGTILFYPFIGQLAQWTALLADDPAVRIAHAQTIFNVVCSLVALPVCYLPAVRKMRPDDRP
- a CDS encoding deoxyribose-phosphate aldolase; this translates as MRLLLIRDRFGRMTLPKGRQEPGETLEQTALREIEEETGISGRIAGFLETVRYGYVRADGMPVDKEAHYFLVEAVAGSLRAREGEIAGAAWHPPDEAWRLQREQGYPNNDAVLRKALEVLGADSAAGDCAPDARRLASMIDHTLLRPEATADDIRRLCDEAKEYGFCAVCVQPRWVALCRELLEGSGVKVATVCGFPHGASLSEVKVFEASCAADDGADEIDMVISLGSLRQGRDDEVEADIRRVVEATAGRAIVKAILETALLTDEEKRRACRAAEQAGAAFVKTSTGFGPGGATARDVRLLRASVSPHVGVKASGGIRTAEAALAMIEAGATRIGTSSGVAIVRQLLERSG